Sequence from the Mangrovibacterium diazotrophicum genome:
CTGTTGGGAGAGAAAGTGCGGATCGCACTTCAACTTATTAAAAACAGAAAGATGACATTTGAAGAAACGGGTTTGAAGCCCGAATTGCTGAGCGCCATTTCAGAAATGGGCTTTCAGCAGCCTACACCTATCCAGGAAAAAACGATTCCTCACCTCTTAGAAAACGACAACGACCTGGTTGCTTTAGCGCAAACCGGTACCGGAAAAACTGCAGCATTTGGCTTGCCTTTGTTGCACAATGTTGATCTAAGCAATAGTTCTGTACAAGCTTTGGTTTTGTGCCCAACTCGTGAGTTGTGTTTGCAAATCTCACGCGATTTGGAAAGCTTTTCAAAGTATATGAAAGGTTTCACCAATATCGCGGTTTACGGTGGTGCCGATATTGGTAAACAAATTCGTGAACTGCGTCGTGGTGGGCAGATTGTTGTCGGTACTCCGGGACGTGTGCACGATTTGATTCGTCGTAACGTGCTTGACGTGAGTGCTATTCGTTGGTTGGTTTTGGACGAAGCTGACGAAATGCTGACCATGGGTTTTAAGGAGGAAATGGATGCGATTTTGGCCAATACACCAGCTATTAAGCAAACACTTCTGTTCTCGGCAACCATGCCTGCAGAGATCGCCGAAATGTCGGGTAAATACCTGCACAATCCGGAGGAACTTTCAGTTGGCCGCCGTAACCAGGGATCGGACAATGTGGAGCACCACTACTATGTGGTTCATGCTAAAGACAAGTATGCAACGCTGAAGCGTATTGCAGATAATTACCCGAACTGTTATGCGATTGTGTTCTGTCGCACGCGGATGGAAACCCGCGAGGTGGCTGAGAAATTTATGGCTGATGGTTACAATGCGGATGCGCTGCACGGCGATTTGTCGCAGGCTCAGCGTGACCAGGTGATGGCTCGTTTCCGCAGTAAAAACTTGCAGATGTTGGTTGCAACCGACGTTGCTGCCCGTGGTTTGGATGTGAACGAGTTGACTCACGTAATTAACTACAGTTTGCCGGATGATCCGGAGGTTTACATTCACCGTAGTGGCCGTACCGGTCGTGCCGGAAAGAAAGGTATCTCGGTTTCTATTTTGCACATGCGCGAAACCGGCAAGATGCGCCAGATCGAAAACGTTTCAAACAAGCGTTTTCAGCGTAAACAGGTGCCGGGAGGTGAAGAAATCTGCGAAGTGCAATTGATGCACCTGATTGATAAAGTGGTGGCAGTTGAGGTTGATGACAACCGCATTGATCCGTATTTGGAGGCAATTAAAGATAAATTCGAAGGTTTGAACAGCGACGAAATCCTGAAACGTTTCGTCTCGGTTGAATTTAACCGATTCCTGGAATATTACCGCGATGCGCCGGATTTGAATATCAAAGAACGGGAAACGCACGGTCGCGAGTCCAGAGTGGGACGTAGCGGCGATCGCGTTAAGTTTTCTCGCATGTTCATCAACGCCGGTAAAAAGCAAAATTTGAATGCTTCTCGTTTGTTGGGAATGATCAATGATAGTCTTCGCAAAAAGAACATTGAAATCGGTAAGATTGACATTCAGCGGAAGTTCTCATTCTTCGAAATCGACAGCCGTTTTGAAGGCGAGTTGGTAAAAGCAATGAGCCGCGTTTCGCTGGACGGTCAAAGTGTAAAAGTTGACCGCGTAACAGGTGAAGGCCCGGCTGGTTTCGACCGTTCAAGAGGCCGCAAACGCGACTTCTCGGGAAGTAACAACAATAACTTCAACCGTAAAAGACAACGATAGTCTGATTGCAACGATAAATCAACGGTCATTTTTGGGTAGCTCCCTGAAATGACCGTTTTTCTTTTGCCAAAAAAAAGAGGACTGCCATTTTACGGACAGTCCCCAAACAAAAACTAAAAATTGAAATTTTCGAATTAATGTACTTCATGCAGAAGTTGTTCTGCTCGCTCTAATATCTGTGTGTCGTCTAATAAAACGATTCCTCCATTAGGCCCTGGTTCGACATGTATTCCAACGGATCGTCCCCGATCGTAGTTCGCACCTCCAAAATAATTCCTGACGGTTTCTACTTCAATGTGAAATTCACTCGCGATTTGGTGAATTGCTCCGTCAGGCAAACTGTCTTTGATTTTACGAAGCTCGTTGAAAGTGATTTTTCTCTCCATGGCGGTAAAATTTTATGGTTTGAAATTCATGTTAACTCCTATAAAGTTAGAATTAATAATTTAATAATGTGTTTAAAATAAAGGGCGAGCAGTTGACCAAAAATCAGGATTTAGAAAATAAAATTCACTGTAACCTTTTTGAAAGCTTGAAATGCTTGATGGATGGGGTTTTTGAGACGGCGATGCTAATGAGGGCAGGGCAAAATGTTAGAAAACATTTTAACAACTTTTAACG
This genomic interval carries:
- a CDS encoding DEAD/DEAH box helicase — protein: MTFEETGLKPELLSAISEMGFQQPTPIQEKTIPHLLENDNDLVALAQTGTGKTAAFGLPLLHNVDLSNSSVQALVLCPTRELCLQISRDLESFSKYMKGFTNIAVYGGADIGKQIRELRRGGQIVVGTPGRVHDLIRRNVLDVSAIRWLVLDEADEMLTMGFKEEMDAILANTPAIKQTLLFSATMPAEIAEMSGKYLHNPEELSVGRRNQGSDNVEHHYYVVHAKDKYATLKRIADNYPNCYAIVFCRTRMETREVAEKFMADGYNADALHGDLSQAQRDQVMARFRSKNLQMLVATDVAARGLDVNELTHVINYSLPDDPEVYIHRSGRTGRAGKKGISVSILHMRETGKMRQIENVSNKRFQRKQVPGGEEICEVQLMHLIDKVVAVEVDDNRIDPYLEAIKDKFEGLNSDEILKRFVSVEFNRFLEYYRDAPDLNIKERETHGRESRVGRSGDRVKFSRMFINAGKKQNLNASRLLGMINDSLRKKNIEIGKIDIQRKFSFFEIDSRFEGELVKAMSRVSLDGQSVKVDRVTGEGPAGFDRSRGRKRDFSGSNNNNFNRKRQR
- a CDS encoding DNA-binding protein; translated protein: MERKITFNELRKIKDSLPDGAIHQIASEFHIEVETVRNYFGGANYDRGRSVGIHVEPGPNGGIVLLDDTQILERAEQLLHEVH